From Scomber scombrus chromosome 9, fScoSco1.1, whole genome shotgun sequence, one genomic window encodes:
- the si:dkeyp-115e12.6 gene encoding centromere protein F isoform X3: MSWAEDDWTVGLSGRVLQKVKELQVQQERLSRENKQKQLQLDNINTSLEKQTVKYEEVRGELQSVHRELQSVRDEAKVAATSSQRLSQELQTKQAQVCSLEGQLDASRSVNNKLTQEVKRLETELEKLQNSSRSADTPLFSTPCWNTTSPWENNGSRKEDRLGQRDEGHIRQRLQFSDMPTASLPRQQHKITPHRHLSDQSESYSTPMAAFPWERDDSRSAARRRSPTSPQTPVVDLSQAHSEQRVCGKEKNQTQTDTSSSEMRSRVSSLEEELRVKAEKLKSTQNEMVQSKKELASRDVSLQRSRDELSLAHTRMAQESEKASKAEQRLKQLQEELKCQRQNAESSRLQHQQRTKELEKQNQRDLLELQKERQCLERQHQQEVNKLNQELQQARTLHNALQAQADKLSLQKQALDKELETLKEKLKWTEGQLQESQKKEAQTQAKLTEAVREAEGVAVRLEQSRKREQALEEEGRRLAEERADALHLLKELQEQKAAPVPLQPVQYCCGGQSFSTQPSFSHQSRSSPYTKRSATSRAEQRRDKGPDEEYSECLQRGQHRRGSDDEENKSRNQPTECDTSWTNRPSSFDEVLCRSSQSASVTPTMTSIDDSADKTRHLKAEQATPSKDLQRENAMLRSELHDVREELQKRLEDLEAQRRAESETKTRLKQLSRKHASQGVEKEEQEKEWKSQLEREKAETEKLRQALSAMEAEMKRGREERENDDRKETEEETKKTKEDRESEMIELNIQLKKQLAEVKAQLALEREERQREEEAWNQKINTERHVKTELNMKLEELEAKLEELKSCRIADSLEEEKLSVANSPLPYLTLRDDDLNSNITGWDNKLLPSSEQHLLFCQSTNQRNMLVSQATEDLIQEEQAVIDHEHSHLSDERQTRPVVTDLQDTTLHNYLGGSRDLQRGDSAPTDLTKEVEQLSKENVRETDRANQCEVKLKALQNQVTSQTKQLTMAFEKQSQHISGLLAELQEKESTLLSQGEELQLCKQELDALKAEKQGEVIAVKVEEDKEPKEERRERESQDDSVDSLEFQLNQDKKCAVTVTHMDCNAQKDAGKPEILTSEAEKQTLISSEVDNASNSLSQAQRQGFVNSEKIQSNDDSASVKKETECGQGGGIVAELLALQQENRLLKQRIDTLMVSGTNNLQALHTGSENQEDSVEHSQNTGHVTLSCSKEQKTPNVPSDIATEARPLLLNMSRNEDKGRGLERVDERTAGADKDADPASRLQINHLQQQVVVLQKKLRALSVETQRQTEELAVWRLSSQPAPTFEDILPNPENPSQTQDQISSQQHTNDMTPSLHQEPAPLGVPQSPGQVTVIREDELLLSCSSKKLQGRMLFSRLQHSNHSEPKSLHSSKKTSAHNTAEVDMESEKENQEISFLQRSDSCLAQHKEKRDTQLLQTLSEKTGQQHITKVSKSQIRPKTETPEAKRNASTAVNEIYTTSDSSERDFSVETRSVSSQTEESLYPRSPPTASELHCAYTQTEEEEKEGEDEELVESPPVSPVPLSEASEARDKILFSSTFPIPADPARLAERIRRNRTQLSAAYDDTEYEPYGLPEVVMKGFADIPTGPSCPYIVRRGLLGTAVVPVPQKEPGPEETD; this comes from the exons ATGAGCTGGGCTGAAGATGACTGGACGGTGGGGCTGTCCGGACGGGTCCTGCAGAAGGTGAAGGAGCTGCAGGTCCAGCAGGAGCGTCTGTCCAGAGagaacaagcagaaacagctgCAGCTGGACAACATCAACACTAGCcttgaaaaacaaactgtgaag TATGAGGAAGTACGAGGGGAGCTCCAGTCTGTGCACAGGGAGCTGCAGAGTGTTCGAGATGAGGCCAAGGTGGCAGCGACCAGCAGTCAGCGCCTGTCCCAGGAGCTTCAGACCAAGCAGGCCCAAGTATGTTCCTTGGAGGGCCAGCTGGATGCTTCACGCTCTGTCAACAACAAACTCACGCAGGAAGTCAAAAG GCTGGAGACAGAGCTCGAGAAGCTGCAGAACAGCAGCAGGTCGGCAGACACACCTCTCTTCTCGACACCCTGCTGGAATACAACCTCACCCTGGGAAAACAATG GGAGCAGAAAGGAGGACCGGCTGGGGCAGAGAGATGAAGGCCACATCCGA CAGCGGCTCCAGTTCTCAGACATGCCTACAGCCTCGTTGCCACGACAGCAACACAAGATCACGCCCCACCGCCACCTGTCTGACCAATCAGAGTCCTACTCTACTCCCATGGCTGCGTTTCCGTGGGAACGGGATGACTCGAGGTCGGCAGCCAGGAGACGATCCCCAACTTCTCCCCAGACGCCCGTCGTTGACCTCAGTCAAGCCCATTCAGAGCAGAGGGTTTGTGGGAAGGAAAAgaaccaaacacaaacagaca CATCTTCGTCAGAAATGCGGAGTCGTGTCTCTTctctggaggaggagctgcGTGTGAAGGCCGAGAAGCTGAAGTCGACTCAGAACGAAATGGTGCAGAGCAAGAAGGAGCTCGCCAGCAGGGACGTCAGTCTGCAGAGATCCCGCGATGAGCTCAGCCTGGCACATACACGTATGGCCCAGGAGAGCGAAAAG GCATCGAAAGCAGAACAGAGGCTGAAGCAGCTTCAGGAGGAGCTGAAGTGTCAGAGGCAGAACGCAGAGAGTAGCCGACTGCAACACCAGCAACGCACCAAGGAGCTGGAGAAACAAAATCAGAGG GATTTGTTGGAGCTTCAGAAGGAGAGACAGTGTCTAGAGAGGCAACATCAGCAGGAGGTGAATAAGCTCAACCAGGAGCTCCAACAGGCCAGGACTCTCCACAATGCCCTGCAGGCCCAGGCTGACAAg CTGTCTCTACAGAAGCAGGCGTTGGATAAAGAGCTGGAGACTCTGAAAGAGAAACTGAAGTGGACTGAGGGACAGCTGCAGGAGAGCCAGAAGAAAGAGGCACAGACACAAGCCAAACTGAcg GAAGCGGTGCGTGAGGCGGAGGGTGTGGCAGTGAGACtggagcagagcaggaagagagagcaagctctggaggaggaggggaggagactGGCAGAGGAGAGAGCTGACGCCCTGCATCTCCTTAAAGAACTGCAAG AGCAAAAAGCCGCTCCAGTACCTCTACAACCGGTCCAGTATTGCTGTGGTGGACAGAGCTTCTCCACTCAACCTTCCTTCTCTCATCAGTCTCGATCGTCACCTTACACAAAGAGGTCTGCCACCAGCCGAGCCGAGCAGAGGAGGGATAAGGGACCGGATGAGGAGT ACTCTGAGTGTTTGCAAAGAGGACAACACAGAAGAGGAAGCGATGATGAGGAGAACAAGAGTAGAAATCAGCCGACAGAGTGTGACACCTCTTGGACCAACAGGCCTTCCTCATTTGATGAGGTGCTCTGCAGATCCTCTCAGTCCGCTTCTGTTACACCCACCATGACTTCCATTGATGACTCTGCTGATAAAACACGGCATCTCAAGGCAGAGCAGGCCACACCCTCTAAAGACCTCCAGAGGGAGAATGCCATGCTACGTTCAGAGCTACATGATGTGCGGGAAGAACTCCAGAAGCGACTGGAGGACCTTGAAGCCCAACGACGGGCCGAGTCCGAAACCAAGACCCGGCTGAAACAGCTCAGCCGAAAACACGCTAGCCAGGGTGTGgagaaagaggagcaggagaaggaaTGGAAGTCACAGCTGGAGAGGGAGAAGGCTGAGACAGAAAAGTTGAGGCAGGCCCTATCCGCTATGGAggcagagatgaagagagggagggaggaaagagaaaatgatgacagaaaggagacagaggaggaaacaaagaaaacaaaagaagacagagagagtgaaatgATTGAACTTAATATCCAGCTGAAGAAGCAGCTGGCAGAGGTGAAGGCCCAGCTGGCTTTAGAACgagaagagagacaaagagaggaagaggcgtggaatcaaaaaataaacacagaaagacacGTAAAGACGGAGCTGAACATGAAACTGGAAGAACTCGAGGCCAAACTGGAGGAACTAAAGAGCTGCAGAATTGCAGACTCATTGGAAGAGGAAAAACTCTCAGTAGCCAACAGCCCGCTGCCATATCTGACTCTTCGTGACGATGACCTCAACTCCAACATCACTGGCTGGGACAACAAGCTCCTCCCTTCGTCTGAGCAGCACCTCCTCTTCTGTCAGTCCACCAATCAGCGCAACATGCTTGTATCTCAGGCAACAGAGGATCTTATCCAAGAAGAGCAAGCAGTGATAGATCATGAACACTCACATCTGTCAGATGAAAGGCAAACAAGGCCAGTGGTCACAGACCTGCAAGACACCACCCTACACAACTATCTGGGAGGATCCAGAGATCTCCAGAGGGGAGATTCTGCCCCCACTGACTTGACCAAGGAGGTAGAGCAACTAAGCAAGGAAAATGTAAGGGAGACAGATCGTGCTAACCAGTGCGAGGTTAAACTGAAAGCCCTGCAGAACCAG GTGACAAGTCAGACCAAACAATTAACCATGGCCTTTGAGAAGCAGAGCCAACACATCTCCGGACTTCTAGCTGAGCTACAGGAGAAGGAGAGCACCCTCCTCAGCCAGGGAGAGGAACTGCAGCTCTGCAAGCAAGAGCTGGATGCACTCAAGGCTGAAAAACAGGGAGAGGTGATAGCTGTCAAAGTGGAGGAGGATAAAGAACCAAAAGAAGAGAGGCGAGAGAGGGAAAGCCAAGATGATTCAGTGGATTCCTTAGAGTTTCAACTAAATCAGGACAAGAAGTGTGCTGTCACTGTGACTCACATGGACTGTAATGCACAAAAAGATGCAGGTAAACCAGAGATTTTGACATCTGaggctgaaaaacaaacacttatcAGCAGTGAAGTAGATAATGCAAGTAATTCATTGTCACAGGCTCAGCGTCAAGGCTTTGTGAACTCTGAAAAGATTCAAAGTAACGATGACTCTGCTTCTGTTAAGAAAGAAACCGAGTGTGGTCAAGGTGGAGGTATAGTTGCAGAACTACTCGCTCTCCAACAGGAGAATCGGCTGCTGAAACAAAGAATTGACACCTTGATGGTTTCAGGCACAAACAACTTACAAGCACTACACACAGGCAGTGAAAACCAAGAAGACTCGGTGGAGCACAGCCAAAACACAGGACATGTGACTCTGTCCTGCTCAAAGGAGCAGAAAACACCTAATGTGCCAAGTGACATCGCCACTGAAGCTCGACCACTGCTGCTGAACATGAGTAGGAATGAAGATAAAGGACGAGGGTTAGAAAGGGTAGATGAAAGAACAGCTGGGGCTGACAAAGACGCCGATCCAGCCTCTCGGCTTCAGATCAACCATCTACAGCAACAG GTTGTGGTGCTGCAGAAAAAACTTCGGGCTCTCTCTGTGGAGACCCAGCGGCAGACTGAGGAATTGGCCGTTTGGAGATTGTCCTCTCAACCCGCCCCAACATTTGAAGACATCCTACCCAACCCAGAAAACCCGTCTCAGACCCAGGACCAGATTTCAAGCCAGCAGCACACTAATGACATGACCCCCAGCCTTCACCAGGAGCCAGCACCTCTGGGTGTCCCCCAGAGCCCTGGTCAAGTGACAGTCATCAGAGAAGATGAGTTACTCCTGTCCTGCTCCTCTAAAAAACTTCAGGGCCGCATGCTGTTCTCCAg ACTGCAGCACAGCAACCACTCTGAACCAAAGAGTCTCCATTCTTCAAAGAAGACTTCAGCACACAACACTGCTGAGGTTGACATG gaatctgaaaaagaaaaccagGAGATCAGCTTCTTACAACGATCGGATAGCTGTCTAGCACaacacaaagagaagagagacactCAGCTTCTCCAGACATTATCTGAGAAAACGGGTCAACAACACATCACCAAAGTTTCAAAGAGCCAAATCAGACCAAAAACAGAAACTCCTGAGGCCAAACGAAACGCTTCCACAGCAGTCAATGAAATATACACAACTAGTGATTCCTCAGAAAGAGATTTCAGCGTAGAAACAAGAAGCGTGAGCAGCCAAACAGAGGAAAGTTTGTATCCTCGTAGTCCTCCAACTGCATCTGAACTCCACtgtgcatacacacagactgaggaggaagaaaaagagggggaagatGAAGAGCTGGTGGAATCACCCCCTGTCTCTCCTGTCCCACTTTCTGAGGCGTCAGAGGCAAGagacaaaatattgttttctaGTACTTTCCCCATCCCGGCTGACCCGGCGCGTCTCGCAGAAAGAATCCGCCGAAACAGGACACAACTGTCGGCCGCTTACGACGACACAGAATACGAACCGTACGGCCTGCCAGAAGTTGTCATGAAAG GTtttgcagacatcccaactggTCCCTCATGTCCCTACATAGTGAGGAGGGGTTTGTTGGGGACAGCTGTTGTACCCGTCCCACAGAAAGAGCCGGGACCAGAGGAGACAGAttaa
- the si:dkeyp-115e12.6 gene encoding centromere protein F isoform X1 encodes MSWAEDDWTVGLSGRVLQKVKELQVQQERLSRENKQKQLQLDNINTSLEKQTVKYEEVRGELQSVHRELQSVRDEAKVAATSSQRLSQELQTKQAQVCSLEGQLDASRSVNNKLTQEVKRLETELEKLQNSSRSADTPLFSTPCWNTTSPWENNGSRKEDRLGQRDEGHIRQRLQFSDMPTASLPRQQHKITPHRHLSDQSESYSTPMAAFPWERDDSRSAARRRSPTSPQTPVVDLSQAHSEQRVCGKEKNQTQTDTSSSEMRSRVSSLEEELRVKAEKLKSTQNEMVQSKKELASRDVSLQRSRDELSLAHTRMAQESEKASKAEQRLKQLQEELKCQRQNAESSRLQHQQRTKELEKQNQRDLLELQKERQCLERQHQQEVNKLNQELQQARTLHNALQAQADKLSLQKQALDKELETLKEKLKWTEGQLQESQKKEAQTQAKLTEAVREAEGVAVRLEQSRKREQALEEEGRRLAEERADALHLLKELQEQKAAPVPLQPVQYCCGGQSFSTQPSFSHQSRSSPYTKRSATSRAEQRRDKGPDEECEGKAEIAASYPIDREPGEGIDSEHITVFISPDSECLQRGQHRRGSDDEENKSRNQPTECDTSWTNRPSSFDEVLCRSSQSASVTPTMTSIDDSADKTRHLKAEQATPSKDLQRENAMLRSELHDVREELQKRLEDLEAQRRAESETKTRLKQLSRKHASQGVEKEEQEKEWKSQLEREKAETEKLRQALSAMEAEMKRGREERENDDRKETEEETKKTKEDRESEMIELNIQLKKQLAEVKAQLALEREERQREEEAWNQKINTERHVKTELNMKLEELEAKLEELKSCRIADSLEEEKLSVANSPLPYLTLRDDDLNSNITGWDNKLLPSSEQHLLFCQSTNQRNMLVSQATEDLIQEEQAVIDHEHSHLSDERQTRPVVTDLQDTTLHNYLGGSRDLQRGDSAPTDLTKEVEQLSKENVRETDRANQCEVKLKALQNQVTSQTKQLTMAFEKQSQHISGLLAELQEKESTLLSQGEELQLCKQELDALKAEKQGEVIAVKVEEDKEPKEERRERESQDDSVDSLEFQLNQDKKCAVTVTHMDCNAQKDAGKPEILTSEAEKQTLISSEVDNASNSLSQAQRQGFVNSEKIQSNDDSASVKKETECGQGGGIVAELLALQQENRLLKQRIDTLMVSGTNNLQALHTGSENQEDSVEHSQNTGHVTLSCSKEQKTPNVPSDIATEARPLLLNMSRNEDKGRGLERVDERTAGADKDADPASRLQINHLQQQVVVLQKKLRALSVETQRQTEELAVWRLSSQPAPTFEDILPNPENPSQTQDQISSQQHTNDMTPSLHQEPAPLGVPQSPGQVTVIREDELLLSCSSKKLQGRMLFSRLQHSNHSEPKSLHSSKKTSAHNTAEVDMESEKENQEISFLQRSDSCLAQHKEKRDTQLLQTLSEKTGQQHITKVSKSQIRPKTETPEAKRNASTAVNEIYTTSDSSERDFSVETRSVSSQTEESLYPRSPPTASELHCAYTQTEEEEKEGEDEELVESPPVSPVPLSEASEARDKILFSSTFPIPADPARLAERIRRNRTQLSAAYDDTEYEPYGLPEVVMKGFADIPTGPSCPYIVRRGLLGTAVVPVPQKEPGPEETD; translated from the exons ATGAGCTGGGCTGAAGATGACTGGACGGTGGGGCTGTCCGGACGGGTCCTGCAGAAGGTGAAGGAGCTGCAGGTCCAGCAGGAGCGTCTGTCCAGAGagaacaagcagaaacagctgCAGCTGGACAACATCAACACTAGCcttgaaaaacaaactgtgaag TATGAGGAAGTACGAGGGGAGCTCCAGTCTGTGCACAGGGAGCTGCAGAGTGTTCGAGATGAGGCCAAGGTGGCAGCGACCAGCAGTCAGCGCCTGTCCCAGGAGCTTCAGACCAAGCAGGCCCAAGTATGTTCCTTGGAGGGCCAGCTGGATGCTTCACGCTCTGTCAACAACAAACTCACGCAGGAAGTCAAAAG GCTGGAGACAGAGCTCGAGAAGCTGCAGAACAGCAGCAGGTCGGCAGACACACCTCTCTTCTCGACACCCTGCTGGAATACAACCTCACCCTGGGAAAACAATG GGAGCAGAAAGGAGGACCGGCTGGGGCAGAGAGATGAAGGCCACATCCGA CAGCGGCTCCAGTTCTCAGACATGCCTACAGCCTCGTTGCCACGACAGCAACACAAGATCACGCCCCACCGCCACCTGTCTGACCAATCAGAGTCCTACTCTACTCCCATGGCTGCGTTTCCGTGGGAACGGGATGACTCGAGGTCGGCAGCCAGGAGACGATCCCCAACTTCTCCCCAGACGCCCGTCGTTGACCTCAGTCAAGCCCATTCAGAGCAGAGGGTTTGTGGGAAGGAAAAgaaccaaacacaaacagaca CATCTTCGTCAGAAATGCGGAGTCGTGTCTCTTctctggaggaggagctgcGTGTGAAGGCCGAGAAGCTGAAGTCGACTCAGAACGAAATGGTGCAGAGCAAGAAGGAGCTCGCCAGCAGGGACGTCAGTCTGCAGAGATCCCGCGATGAGCTCAGCCTGGCACATACACGTATGGCCCAGGAGAGCGAAAAG GCATCGAAAGCAGAACAGAGGCTGAAGCAGCTTCAGGAGGAGCTGAAGTGTCAGAGGCAGAACGCAGAGAGTAGCCGACTGCAACACCAGCAACGCACCAAGGAGCTGGAGAAACAAAATCAGAGG GATTTGTTGGAGCTTCAGAAGGAGAGACAGTGTCTAGAGAGGCAACATCAGCAGGAGGTGAATAAGCTCAACCAGGAGCTCCAACAGGCCAGGACTCTCCACAATGCCCTGCAGGCCCAGGCTGACAAg CTGTCTCTACAGAAGCAGGCGTTGGATAAAGAGCTGGAGACTCTGAAAGAGAAACTGAAGTGGACTGAGGGACAGCTGCAGGAGAGCCAGAAGAAAGAGGCACAGACACAAGCCAAACTGAcg GAAGCGGTGCGTGAGGCGGAGGGTGTGGCAGTGAGACtggagcagagcaggaagagagagcaagctctggaggaggaggggaggagactGGCAGAGGAGAGAGCTGACGCCCTGCATCTCCTTAAAGAACTGCAAG AGCAAAAAGCCGCTCCAGTACCTCTACAACCGGTCCAGTATTGCTGTGGTGGACAGAGCTTCTCCACTCAACCTTCCTTCTCTCATCAGTCTCGATCGTCACCTTACACAAAGAGGTCTGCCACCAGCCGAGCCGAGCAGAGGAGGGATAAGGGACCGGATGAGGAGTGTGAGGGAAAGGCAGAGATTGCAGCTTCTTACCCCATTGACAGAGAGCCAGGAGAAGGCATAGACTCTGAACACATCACTGTCTTTATCTCTCCAGACTCTGAGTGTTTGCAAAGAGGACAACACAGAAGAGGAAGCGATGATGAGGAGAACAAGAGTAGAAATCAGCCGACAGAGTGTGACACCTCTTGGACCAACAGGCCTTCCTCATTTGATGAGGTGCTCTGCAGATCCTCTCAGTCCGCTTCTGTTACACCCACCATGACTTCCATTGATGACTCTGCTGATAAAACACGGCATCTCAAGGCAGAGCAGGCCACACCCTCTAAAGACCTCCAGAGGGAGAATGCCATGCTACGTTCAGAGCTACATGATGTGCGGGAAGAACTCCAGAAGCGACTGGAGGACCTTGAAGCCCAACGACGGGCCGAGTCCGAAACCAAGACCCGGCTGAAACAGCTCAGCCGAAAACACGCTAGCCAGGGTGTGgagaaagaggagcaggagaaggaaTGGAAGTCACAGCTGGAGAGGGAGAAGGCTGAGACAGAAAAGTTGAGGCAGGCCCTATCCGCTATGGAggcagagatgaagagagggagggaggaaagagaaaatgatgacagaaaggagacagaggaggaaacaaagaaaacaaaagaagacagagagagtgaaatgATTGAACTTAATATCCAGCTGAAGAAGCAGCTGGCAGAGGTGAAGGCCCAGCTGGCTTTAGAACgagaagagagacaaagagaggaagaggcgtggaatcaaaaaataaacacagaaagacacGTAAAGACGGAGCTGAACATGAAACTGGAAGAACTCGAGGCCAAACTGGAGGAACTAAAGAGCTGCAGAATTGCAGACTCATTGGAAGAGGAAAAACTCTCAGTAGCCAACAGCCCGCTGCCATATCTGACTCTTCGTGACGATGACCTCAACTCCAACATCACTGGCTGGGACAACAAGCTCCTCCCTTCGTCTGAGCAGCACCTCCTCTTCTGTCAGTCCACCAATCAGCGCAACATGCTTGTATCTCAGGCAACAGAGGATCTTATCCAAGAAGAGCAAGCAGTGATAGATCATGAACACTCACATCTGTCAGATGAAAGGCAAACAAGGCCAGTGGTCACAGACCTGCAAGACACCACCCTACACAACTATCTGGGAGGATCCAGAGATCTCCAGAGGGGAGATTCTGCCCCCACTGACTTGACCAAGGAGGTAGAGCAACTAAGCAAGGAAAATGTAAGGGAGACAGATCGTGCTAACCAGTGCGAGGTTAAACTGAAAGCCCTGCAGAACCAG GTGACAAGTCAGACCAAACAATTAACCATGGCCTTTGAGAAGCAGAGCCAACACATCTCCGGACTTCTAGCTGAGCTACAGGAGAAGGAGAGCACCCTCCTCAGCCAGGGAGAGGAACTGCAGCTCTGCAAGCAAGAGCTGGATGCACTCAAGGCTGAAAAACAGGGAGAGGTGATAGCTGTCAAAGTGGAGGAGGATAAAGAACCAAAAGAAGAGAGGCGAGAGAGGGAAAGCCAAGATGATTCAGTGGATTCCTTAGAGTTTCAACTAAATCAGGACAAGAAGTGTGCTGTCACTGTGACTCACATGGACTGTAATGCACAAAAAGATGCAGGTAAACCAGAGATTTTGACATCTGaggctgaaaaacaaacacttatcAGCAGTGAAGTAGATAATGCAAGTAATTCATTGTCACAGGCTCAGCGTCAAGGCTTTGTGAACTCTGAAAAGATTCAAAGTAACGATGACTCTGCTTCTGTTAAGAAAGAAACCGAGTGTGGTCAAGGTGGAGGTATAGTTGCAGAACTACTCGCTCTCCAACAGGAGAATCGGCTGCTGAAACAAAGAATTGACACCTTGATGGTTTCAGGCACAAACAACTTACAAGCACTACACACAGGCAGTGAAAACCAAGAAGACTCGGTGGAGCACAGCCAAAACACAGGACATGTGACTCTGTCCTGCTCAAAGGAGCAGAAAACACCTAATGTGCCAAGTGACATCGCCACTGAAGCTCGACCACTGCTGCTGAACATGAGTAGGAATGAAGATAAAGGACGAGGGTTAGAAAGGGTAGATGAAAGAACAGCTGGGGCTGACAAAGACGCCGATCCAGCCTCTCGGCTTCAGATCAACCATCTACAGCAACAG GTTGTGGTGCTGCAGAAAAAACTTCGGGCTCTCTCTGTGGAGACCCAGCGGCAGACTGAGGAATTGGCCGTTTGGAGATTGTCCTCTCAACCCGCCCCAACATTTGAAGACATCCTACCCAACCCAGAAAACCCGTCTCAGACCCAGGACCAGATTTCAAGCCAGCAGCACACTAATGACATGACCCCCAGCCTTCACCAGGAGCCAGCACCTCTGGGTGTCCCCCAGAGCCCTGGTCAAGTGACAGTCATCAGAGAAGATGAGTTACTCCTGTCCTGCTCCTCTAAAAAACTTCAGGGCCGCATGCTGTTCTCCAg ACTGCAGCACAGCAACCACTCTGAACCAAAGAGTCTCCATTCTTCAAAGAAGACTTCAGCACACAACACTGCTGAGGTTGACATG gaatctgaaaaagaaaaccagGAGATCAGCTTCTTACAACGATCGGATAGCTGTCTAGCACaacacaaagagaagagagacactCAGCTTCTCCAGACATTATCTGAGAAAACGGGTCAACAACACATCACCAAAGTTTCAAAGAGCCAAATCAGACCAAAAACAGAAACTCCTGAGGCCAAACGAAACGCTTCCACAGCAGTCAATGAAATATACACAACTAGTGATTCCTCAGAAAGAGATTTCAGCGTAGAAACAAGAAGCGTGAGCAGCCAAACAGAGGAAAGTTTGTATCCTCGTAGTCCTCCAACTGCATCTGAACTCCACtgtgcatacacacagactgaggaggaagaaaaagagggggaagatGAAGAGCTGGTGGAATCACCCCCTGTCTCTCCTGTCCCACTTTCTGAGGCGTCAGAGGCAAGagacaaaatattgttttctaGTACTTTCCCCATCCCGGCTGACCCGGCGCGTCTCGCAGAAAGAATCCGCCGAAACAGGACACAACTGTCGGCCGCTTACGACGACACAGAATACGAACCGTACGGCCTGCCAGAAGTTGTCATGAAAG GTtttgcagacatcccaactggTCCCTCATGTCCCTACATAGTGAGGAGGGGTTTGTTGGGGACAGCTGTTGTACCCGTCCCACAGAAAGAGCCGGGACCAGAGGAGACAGAttaa